A stretch of the Lolium perenne isolate Kyuss_39 chromosome 3, Kyuss_2.0, whole genome shotgun sequence genome encodes the following:
- the LOC127341358 gene encoding uncharacterized protein encodes MSMPMWVVSLIWSLLALLTIPVVSAGDEVDLLAFKAHLGDGGSLSSWNSSADFCSWEGVTCSQGRPARVVALSLNGTGLTGALSTALGNLTFLETLDLSFNWFHGEIPESLGRLRHLQRLFLHDNSFSGVIPVNLSSCISMAEMGLHNNKLHGRIPAELGENLMSLAGISLGNNSFTGPIPASLGNLSHLQYLDLSNNQLMGAIPPGLGSIQRMRQLELYKNKLSGTLPSSLYNLSSLESLQLRENMLCGTIPADIDNKFPRLQILNLYSNDFRGTIPSSLTNLSYLMELNLRTNRFTGYVPPNLGRLGTLQYLDLAKNRLEADDDKGWEFIDSLSNCSQLSHLSLGGYSFGGQLPASITNLSSTLEKLYIADSKISGSLPADIGNLVGLNRLVIVNNSMKGVIPESIGKLRNLIDLGLYSSGLTGLIPQSVGNLTKLNRLLAFYNNLEGPIPASLQNLKNLFLLDLSTNYRLNGSIPVEIFQLPSLAWYLDLSYNSLSGPLPSEAGTMTNLNELILSGNQLSGQIPSSIGNCIVLQKLLLDKNSFEGSIPQSLGNIKGLNILNLEVNKLSGRIPDAIGNIRDLQQLYLANNSFSGSLPAVLQNLSSLSKFDVSFNNLQGEVPDGGVFRNIATKAIAGNTYLCGGAPQLHLAPCSTSATSKNKRKKAKSLVISLATTGAILLSLSVILLVCILCKKLKQSQQTVVQYSVAEDHYERIPYHALLRGTNGFSESNLLGRGSYGAVYKCILDTEERALAVKVFNIGQSRYSKSFEVECEAMRRIRHRSLMKIITCCSSFNNHGEEFKALVFEFMPNGNLDGWLHPKSEEPVTNNTLSIAQRLDIAVDIVDAVEYLHNYCQPLVIHCDLKPSNILLAENMSARVGDFGISRLLEENASKGVQNSYSSTGLRGSIGYVAPEYGEGSAISAQGDIYSFGIMLLEMFTGRSPTDDMFRDSLDLHKFAEDALPDRTLEIADPTIWLHKEKNDNITSSRIQECLVSVLRLGISCSKTQPRERALIRDVAVEMHAIRDAYLCFAG; translated from the exons ATGAGCATGCCAATGTGGGTCGTGAGCTTGATATGGTCCCTTCTGGCCCTCCTGACAATCCCTGTGGTGAGTGCTGGCGATGAGGTGGATTTGCTTGCTTTCAAAGCACATCTCGGTGATGGCGGCTCGCTATCCTCCTGGAACAGCAGCGCCGACTTCTGCAGCTGGGAAGGCGTGACATGCAGCCAGGGGAGGCCTGCACGGGTTGTGGCTCTGAGCTTGAATGGCACTGGGCTCACCGGAGCACTCTCCACAGCCCTCGGGAATCTCACGTTCCTGGAGACACTCGACCTGAGTTTCAACTGGTTCCACGGGGAGATTCCAGAGAGTCTAGGTCGCCTCCGCCACCTGCAGAGGCTCTTTTTGCATGACAACTCCTTCTCCGGCGTGATCCCAGTGAATCTGAGTTCCTGCATCAGTATGGCTGAAATGGGACTGCACAACAACAAGCTTCATGGACGCATCCCAGCTGAGCTCGGCGAAAACCTCATGTCCCTGGCTGGGATCTCACTGGGTAACAACAGCTTCACAGGGCCCATCCCGGCATCACTGGGCAACCTCTCCCATCTGCAATACCTTGATCTTTCCAATAACCAGCTCATGGGTGCGATCCCACCGGGGCTCGGCAGCATCCAGAGAATGAGGCAGCTCGAGCTCTACAAGAACAAACTGTCTGGTACACTTCCATCTTCTCTGTACAACTTGTCTTCGCTGGAAAGCCTTCAGTTAAGGGAAAATATGTTGTGTGGAACCATTCCCGCTGATATCGACAACAAGTTCCCAAGGTTGCAAATTCTTAACTTGTATAGCAATGACTTCAGGGGAACCATTCCTTCCTCACTAACCAATCTATCTTACCTCATGGAACTTAATCTCAGGACCAATAGATTTACTGGATATGTGCCTCCCAATTTGGGGAGGCTGGGAACTCTCCAATATCTAGACTTGGCTAAAAATAGGCTTGAAGCAGATGATGACAAGGGGTGGGAATTCATCGATTCTTTGTCAAACTGCAGTCAGCTGTCGCACTTGTCACTCGGTGGCTACTCTTTTGGAGGACAGTTGCCTGCTTCGATTACGAACCTCTCATCTACCCTCGAGAAATTATACATAGCTGATAGTAAAATCTCTGGGAGTCTTCCTGCAGATATCGGCAATCTGGTTGGTCTTAACAGGCTTGTGATAGTGAATAATTCCATGAAAGGAGTGATTCCAGAGAGCATTGGAAAGCTAAGAAACTTGATTGACCTCGGCCTGTATAGTAGTGGCTTGACAGGCCTAATACCACAATCTGTAGGTAATCTCACAAAGTTAAATAGGTTGCTTGCATTCTACAACAACCTGGAAGGACCAATACCAGCAAGTCTCCAGAACCTGAAAAATCTATTCCTTCTGGATTTGTCAACAAACTACCGCCTGAATGGTTCGATACCTGTGGAAATTTTTCAGCTGCCTTCACTCGCATGGTACTTGGATTTATCATACAATTCTCTTTCAGGACCCCTCCCATCAGAAGCTGGTACAATGACTAACCTCAATGAATTGATTCTGTCAGGAAATCAGTTATCCGGACAAATACCTAGTAGTATAGGAAATTGCATAGTTCTACAAAAACTTTTACTGGATAAGAACTCTTTTGAAGGAAGTATACCCCAATCTCTGGGAAACATAAAAGGGCTCAATATATTGAATCTGGAAGTGAATAAATTGTCAGGTAGGATCCCTGACGCCATCGGTAACATTCGAGACCTACAACAGTTGTACCTAGCTAACAACAGCTTTTCAGGATCACTCCCAGCAGTTTTGCAGAATTTGTCATCATTGTCCAAATTTGATGTATCTTTCAATAATTTGCAAGGCGAGGTGCCAGATGGAGGTGTTTTCAGAAATATCGCTACCAAAGCGATTGCTGGGAATACCTACTTGTGTGGTGGTGCACCTCAACTTCACTTGGCTCCATGCTCCACAAGCGCCACaagcaagaacaaaagaaagaagGCGAAGTCTCTTGTAATTTCTCTAGCAACAACTGGAGCAATCTTGTTATCACTTTCAGTTATTCTTCTTGTTTGCATACTTTGTAAAAAGCTGAAACAAAGCCAGCAGACTGTAGTGCAATACTCAGTTGCTGAGGACCATTATGAGAGAATCCCCTATCATGCATTACTGAGAGGAACTAACGGGTTTTCGGAATCTAACTTGCTTGGGAGAGGAAGTTATGGTGCAGTTTATAAGTGCATTCTGGACACTGAGGAAAGAGCCTTGGCTGTCAAGGTGTTTAACATTGGTCAATCTAGGTATTCCAAGAGTTTTGAGGTTGAATGTGAGGCCATGAGAAGGATACGGCATCGTTCTCTCATGAAGATCATCACTTGTTGTTCAAGCTTCAACAACCATGGTGAAGAGTTCAAGGCACTGGTTTTCGAGTTCATGCCCAATGGAAACTTGGATGGATGGCTTCATCCCAAATCTGAAGAACCCGTAACAAACAATACGCTCAGCATTGCCCAGCGGCTTGATATTGCTGTCGATATTGTGGACGCGGTAGAATATCTGCACAACTACTGTCAACCATTGGTAATTCATTGCGATCTTAAGCCAAGCAACATTCTTCTTGCTGAAAACATGAGCGCTCGGGTTGGAGACTTTGGCATATCAAGGCTCCTTGAAGAAAATGCAAGCAAGGGGGTGCAAAATTCATATAGCTCAACTGGACTTAGAGGTTCCATAGGCTATGTTGCTCCAG AGTATGGAGAAGGCTCAGCAATCTCAGCACAAGGTGATATTTATAGTTTTGGCATAATGCTCCTTGAGATGTTTACCGGAAGAAGCCCAACAGATGACATGTTCAGGGATTCACTTGATCTGCATAAATTCGCGGAGGATGCTCTTCCAGATAGAACCTTGGAGATAGCTGACCCAACAATTTGGCTGCATAAAGAAAAAAATGATAACATCACAAGCAGTAGAATCCAGGAGTGCTTGGTTTCTGTCTTAAGGCTTGGCATATCATGCTCAAAGACACAGCCTCGAGAGCGGGCATTGATAAGAGATGTTGCGGTAGAGATGCATGCAATCAGAGATGCATACCTCTGTTTTGCTGGTTAG
- the LOC127341359 gene encoding pathogenesis-related protein PR-4, which translates to MAGRVALAMVLLCAVAAMAAAQSASNVRATYNYYNPRSINWDLYTASAYCSTWDGGRSLAWRSKYGWTAFCGPAGPRGQESCGKCLLVTNTATGAQITARIVDQCSNGGLDLDYDTVFSRIDTNGMGVQQGHLIVSYQFVNCGDNELLLQREEK; encoded by the exons atggcCGGACGTGTGGCACTGGCGATGGTCCTGCTGTGCGCGGTGGCAGCCATGGCCGCGGCGCAGTCGGCGTCCAACGTGCGCGCCACATACAACTACTACAACCCGAGGAGCATCAACTGGGACCTCTACACCGCCAGCGCCTACTGCTCCACCTGGGACGGCGGCAGGTCGCTCGCCTGGCGCTCCAAGTACGGCTGGACCGCCTTCTGCGGGCCGGCGGGGCCCCGCGGCCAGGAATCGTGCGGCAAGTGCCTCCTG GTGACCAACACGGCGACCGGCGCACAGATTACTGCGAGGATCGTCGACCAGTGCAGCAACGGCGGGCTGGACCTGGACTACGACACGGTGTTCAGCAGGATTGACACCAATGGGATGGGAGTGCAGCAGGGCCACCTTATCGTCAGCTACCAGTTCGTCAACTGCGGCGACAACGAGCTGCTGCTCCAGCGCGAAGAGAAATAA